A single genomic interval of Lathyrus oleraceus cultivar Zhongwan6 chromosome 7, CAAS_Psat_ZW6_1.0, whole genome shotgun sequence harbors:
- the LOC127102262 gene encoding uncharacterized protein LOC127102262 — MTIAEYADKFDSLAKHFRYFCDNVDENYKCGRFEQGLIYEIKESVEPLEIRQFQDLVEKCKKVERMKQGRLYRGVVGGLSRPQGHQYHNNRGKQQQPYTRPQRNGRDQPRGHFKGGQKLQNSGTIQCYHCNKERHVSTQCLERARLCYLCQQLGHFAKDYRAPRRDHIPSTNKKNDIPRPTAKGRVYHIGGEEASNASGLVQSECEIANKQFVVLFDSGATHSFISVNCVNSIKLHVIVLPFDLVVTIPSTEPVILNDACLQCPLNILGMKLKVDLICIPLKHLGAILGMD; from the exons ATGACTATAGCTGAGTATGCTGACAAATTTGACTCCCTAGCCAAACATTTCCGCTATTTCTGTGACAATGTGGATGAGAATTATAAGTGTGGGAGATTCGAACAAGGACTCATATATGAAATTAAGGAGTCTGTGGAGCCCTTGGAGATTCGTCAATTCCAAGATCTAGTGGAGAAATGTAAGAAGGTGGAACGAATGAAACAAGGACGTCTGTATAGAGGGGTTGTTGGAGGATTGTCAAGACCCCAG GGACATCAATATCATAATAATAGAGGAAAGCAACAACAACCATACACCCGACCCCAAAGGAATGGTAGGGACCAACCTCGAGGACATTTCAAGGGAGGTCAGAAGCTGCAAAATTCAGGTACTATTCAGTGCTACCATTGCAATAAGGAGAGGCATGTGAGTACTCAGTGCCTAGAAAGAGCAAGACTTTGTTATCTCTGTCAGCAACTAGGACACTTTGCTAAGGATTATAGAGCACCAAGAAGAGATCATATACCATCCACCAATAAAAAAAATGACATCCCCCGCCCTACTGCTAAGGGACGTGTCTATCACATTGGAGGAGAAGAAGCATCAAATGCCTCAGGATTAGTCCAAAGTGAGTGTGAAATCGCAAATAAACAATTTGTTGTGTTATTTGATTCTGGAGCTACACATTCTTTTATCTCAGTGAATTGTGTGAATTCTATAAAATTACATGTTATTGTACTACCTTTTGATTTGGTAGTCACCATACCGTCTACTGAACCTGTAATCTTGAATGACGCTTGTTTACAATGTCCCTTGAATATCTTGGGCATGAAACTTAAAGTCGACTTGATTTGCATTCCTCTCAAACATCTGGGAGCGATCCTTGGGATGGACTGA